Proteins encoded together in one Euzebya rosea window:
- a CDS encoding ATP-binding protein: MSQWLDLVLPPDPALVGVARTMAVAAATVGKLEPGRVHDLRTCVSEGVTNAVKAHRDAGVAEAITLRVGLDEDALVVEIMDRGPGLRRDEIVVSAVEGMELAELAERGYGLTVMESLADGLEIELPEDAGGTTVRLRFSLTEASSADGITTG, from the coding sequence GTGAGTCAGTGGCTGGACCTGGTGCTGCCCCCGGACCCCGCGTTGGTCGGTGTGGCGCGCACCATGGCCGTTGCCGCAGCGACCGTGGGCAAGCTCGAACCGGGCCGCGTCCACGACCTGCGGACCTGCGTGTCGGAAGGCGTCACCAACGCCGTCAAGGCCCACCGCGATGCGGGAGTGGCTGAGGCCATCACCCTGCGAGTCGGCCTCGACGAGGACGCGCTGGTCGTGGAGATCATGGACCGTGGTCCAGGACTTCGCCGTGACGAGATCGTCGTCTCCGCCGTCGAGGGCATGGAGCTGGCGGAGCTGGCCGAGCGTGGGTACGGGCTGACGGTCATGGAGTCGCTGGCCGATGGCCTGGAGATCGAGCTCCCCGAGGATGCGGGCGGGACGACCGTTCGCCTGCGCTTCTCGCTGACCGAGGCCTCGAGCGCCGACGGCATCACGACCGGTTGA
- a CDS encoding STAS domain-containing protein, giving the protein MINEDRNGTRTVLAVNGEIDIATAPTLRQRIQDAVDDGVRLVAVDLTEVGFMDSTGLGVLIGGLKRLRQLEGNLVVVSPSDSVRKIFEVTGLVDVFGVVDSLDQVADQS; this is encoded by the coding sequence ATGATCAACGAGGACCGCAACGGCACACGAACCGTGCTTGCGGTCAACGGCGAGATCGACATCGCCACGGCACCGACGCTCCGGCAGCGCATCCAGGACGCCGTCGACGACGGTGTGCGGCTGGTGGCGGTGGACCTGACGGAAGTCGGCTTCATGGACTCCACGGGCCTCGGTGTGCTGATCGGTGGCCTCAAGCGCCTTCGCCAGCTCGAGGGCAACCTCGTCGTCGTCAGCCCATCGGACTCGGTCCGCAAGATCTTCGAGGTGACCGGACTCGTGGACGTCTTCGGCGTCGTCGACTCGCTGGACCAGGTGGCCGATCAGTCGTGA